In a single window of the Acetivibrio cellulolyticus CD2 genome:
- a CDS encoding ABC transporter ATP-binding protein encodes MPINNSKHDEALKESLNINIIKRLLLYLKPYGGPVTKTLLLMGFVIAVELFNPYFLKIGIDRFIKNGDWKNLMILGGVMVALNGIAMVCSRLRILTMGIVSNKILLTIRQQLYSHIQKLSFSFFDNRPTGKILARIIGDVNSLNDFFTNSVTSLIPEIIKITAVVVIMMLMNYKLGLVALATLPFMIIVMFFVSTSSRRRWQIHRKKSSNLNGFTHEDFSGIRVVQSFAAEEETSSTFLKLLGEWRISFVRAIRMNDCFWPTVEMSWGVGTILVFWFGAGLIEQDLITPGLLIAFTSYISMFWQPIMNISNFYNQLVTNMSGAERIFEILDIEPDIKDKPESFEMPAIKGNVSFKNVTFGYDEDQQILKDVSFDVKAGQTIALVGSTGAGKTTIVNLISRFYEVSVGEVLIDGLNINNAKLESLRSQIGLMPQDTFLFSTTIKENIRYGKLDATDEEVIAAAKAVSAHEFIMKFEKGYDTDVNERGTRLSAGQRQLIAFARTLLANPRILILDEATASIDTHTEKLVQQGISNLLHGRTSFVIAHRLSTIRNADRIMVVEDGGIAESGTHEELIRHEGKYYSFYISQFKFLNDKDAI; translated from the coding sequence TTGCCAATTAATAATTCTAAACATGATGAAGCTTTAAAAGAAAGCCTGAACATTAACATAATAAAAAGGCTTTTGCTATATTTAAAACCTTACGGGGGACCGGTTACAAAAACATTGCTGCTAATGGGCTTTGTAATTGCAGTTGAATTATTTAATCCGTACTTTTTGAAAATTGGAATAGACAGATTCATTAAAAACGGAGACTGGAAGAATCTCATGATACTTGGTGGAGTGATGGTTGCTTTAAATGGAATTGCAATGGTATGCTCCCGTTTAAGGATATTAACTATGGGAATAGTATCAAACAAGATTCTTTTAACAATCCGCCAGCAGTTGTATTCCCATATTCAGAAGCTGTCGTTCTCATTTTTTGATAACCGTCCAACCGGGAAAATACTTGCACGCATTATTGGAGATGTCAATTCTCTGAACGATTTCTTTACGAATAGTGTTACAAGTCTGATTCCGGAAATCATAAAAATAACGGCAGTAGTTGTAATAATGATGCTAATGAATTACAAGCTTGGCCTGGTTGCACTTGCAACATTGCCTTTCATGATAATTGTAATGTTTTTTGTTTCAACCTCATCAAGAAGAAGGTGGCAAATACACAGGAAAAAGTCCTCAAATCTTAATGGCTTTACTCACGAGGATTTTTCTGGCATTAGGGTTGTTCAAAGTTTTGCGGCGGAAGAGGAAACATCGTCTACCTTCCTTAAATTACTTGGAGAATGGAGAATTTCGTTTGTTAGAGCAATACGTATGAATGATTGCTTTTGGCCAACAGTTGAGATGTCCTGGGGAGTCGGAACCATTCTGGTATTTTGGTTTGGTGCCGGTCTTATTGAGCAAGATTTAATTACTCCAGGGCTTTTGATAGCTTTTACAAGTTATATTTCTATGTTCTGGCAGCCGATAATGAACATCAGCAATTTCTACAACCAGTTGGTGACTAATATGTCAGGTGCAGAGAGGATTTTTGAAATACTTGATATCGAGCCTGATATTAAAGACAAGCCGGAGTCATTTGAAATGCCTGCAATTAAAGGTAATGTCTCTTTCAAAAATGTTACTTTCGGGTATGACGAAGACCAGCAAATTTTAAAAGACGTAAGTTTTGACGTAAAAGCCGGCCAAACTATAGCATTAGTCGGGTCGACTGGTGCAGGAAAAACAACAATAGTAAACCTTATAAGCAGATTTTATGAAGTATCTGTTGGTGAAGTATTGATAGACGGTTTAAACATAAACAATGCAAAGCTTGAAAGTCTAAGGTCACAAATTGGCCTTATGCCGCAGGATACATTCCTTTTCTCTACTACAATTAAGGAGAATATACGCTATGGTAAATTAGATGCTACTGATGAGGAAGTAATTGCTGCAGCTAAAGCAGTATCTGCCCATGAATTCATAATGAAGTTTGAAAAAGGTTACGATACCGATGTCAATGAGCGTGGAACAAGGCTTTCAGCAGGTCAAAGGCAATTGATCGCTTTTGCAAGGACACTGCTTGCAAATCCACGCATACTGATACTTGACGAGGCAACCGCAAGTATTGACACCCATACCGAAAAGCTTGTTCAACAAGGAATAAGCAACCTGCTTCATGGAAGAACATCTTTTGTTATCGCCCACAGACTTTCGACAATACGTAATGCCGATCGGATAATGGTTGTAGAAGACGGCGGAATAGCAGAAAGCGGTACTCATGAAGAACTTATCCGTCATGAAGGAAAGTACTACAGTTTTTATATTTCACAGTTTAAATTTCTTAATGATAAAGATGCTATATGA